The sequence below is a genomic window from Bacteroidales bacterium MB20-C3-3.
ACGCTGCTCCTTGAAATGCAAACGACAATCTTCCTCCGAACCGAAATGAGCCGTAAAACTGAATATGTTCATAATCCCTGCTTTTTGAGCGCTAATATACTAAAAATATTAGGTGTGTTTGCGGAGAATCAGATAAACAAAAGATGTAAGTGAATATCCTGCGGGGAATCTGGCTTTACTATACAGATTTACCAATTTTGAATTACCAGGAGATGTTTCAAATAAAAGAGCTGGCCCTTTAACTCCTCTTGCCTCAATGTTTATTATAAATCCAACATCTGACAAAAAATCGCCTCTTTTTGCAACGGCCATTTTTATTCCTTCAAGATTAGTCTCCTCTGCATCAGTAAAGAGGATCTTTACTCCCTGTGACCAATCATCTCTGTACTTAACAACACCTTTAGCCAACTCCAAAATGACTCCCAAGCCATATCCGTCATCAGCCGCTCCCTTTGAATAATGGGTTTTCCCATTTATGATATTCGCATGTCTGGAATCCAAATGAGCCATCAAGAGAACATATGTTGGTTCCTCGCCGGAAACTGAGTACAGCGGAGGTAATGATGCATAAATATTTCCTATAGAATCATAGTATTCAACTTCAACATCAAAGCCAATCTCTCTGAGCCTCTCTGCGAGAAATGAGCGAACTCTCTCCCTCTCCGCAGGGTGCTCTGAAGAGTGAGGCTCTTTACTTATAATTTTAATATCATCTGAGACTCTTTTTGCTGAGAAGCCGGATGATGATTG
It includes:
- a CDS encoding M28 family peptidase, which codes for MVSNKRIVWITLLLLITSYFSISNFILPVPDSQSSSGFSAKRVSDDIKIISKEPHSSEHPAERERVRSFLAERLREIGFDVEVEYYDSIGNIYASLPPLYSVSGEEPTYVLLMAHLDSRHANIINGKTHYSKGAADDGYGLGVILELAKGVVKYRDDWSQGVKILFTDAEETNLEGIKMAVAKRGDFLSDVGFIINIEARGVKGPALLFETSPGNSKLVNLYSKARFPAGYSLTSFVYLILRKHT